One stretch of Fictibacillus sp. b24 DNA includes these proteins:
- a CDS encoding AAA family ATPase, producing the protein MNKLKALIISTNENLITHLKGLCEKHSIDVESISEWKKSFSDTSTYSYYFIDEETVTDDQNISVHSLSYLIGIVQNPSFEMVRSWMNKGANDVVVLPEDRNRLDEFIQNTKETAQARETNYTNAGKIGGKVSAFYSAKGGSGKTFLAAAIAQALQVRHDQKVIVIDLNAQFGGLESMLGLEVSRSYADLQPVVKELGIHHIENVAFKDERTGNLVMLSPANPAKAEDITEELISKLIRICRQSFDHIILDLPSSINTVSFTGLNEAAHIYYVLTPDSPGLKAYKTAEDVFQRFQLGNKENLSVIINRAHAKNELTEKDLAEVVPRPIIGKVRADFFNIQPNINMGTPFYLKKKEKPGSKALKDIVQLVEKSMK; encoded by the coding sequence ATGAATAAATTAAAAGCACTCATTATATCTACCAATGAAAATCTCATTACACATTTAAAAGGTTTGTGTGAAAAGCACTCAATTGATGTTGAAAGTATATCAGAATGGAAGAAGTCATTTTCCGATACGTCTACATATTCCTATTACTTTATTGATGAAGAGACCGTTACAGATGATCAAAATATTTCCGTCCATTCTTTAAGCTACCTGATTGGAATCGTGCAGAATCCTTCATTTGAAATGGTCAGGTCTTGGATGAACAAGGGTGCAAATGATGTTGTTGTACTGCCAGAAGATCGTAACCGGCTAGATGAGTTTATCCAAAATACAAAAGAAACAGCTCAAGCACGTGAAACGAACTATACCAATGCTGGAAAAATTGGTGGTAAGGTAAGTGCATTTTATAGTGCGAAGGGCGGTTCAGGCAAAACATTCCTAGCAGCTGCCATCGCACAAGCTTTGCAAGTACGACATGATCAAAAAGTAATTGTTATTGATCTGAACGCACAATTTGGTGGTTTAGAGTCCATGTTAGGGTTAGAAGTAAGCCGTTCATACGCTGACTTGCAGCCTGTAGTAAAAGAGCTTGGCATTCACCATATCGAAAATGTAGCTTTTAAGGATGAAAGAACAGGAAATCTTGTCATGCTAAGTCCAGCTAATCCAGCAAAAGCGGAAGATATTACAGAAGAGTTAATCTCCAAGCTGATTCGTATTTGCCGTCAAAGTTTTGATCATATCATTCTCGATCTTCCATCAAGTATCAATACGGTAAGTTTTACGGGACTAAATGAAGCAGCTCATATCTATTACGTTCTTACACCGGACAGCCCAGGATTAAAAGCTTATAAAACAGCTGAAGATGTATTTCAGCGATTCCAATTGGGCAATAAAGAAAACCTATCTGTCATTATTAATCGCGCGCACGCGAAGAACGAGTTAACAGAAAAAGATTTAGCTGAAGTTGTACCGCGGCCTATTATCGGTAAAGTGAGAGCTGACTTCTTTAACATTCAGCCTAATATCAACATGGGAACACCTTTTTACTTAAAAAAGAAAGAGAAGCCAGGATCTAAGGCTTTGAAAGATATTGTTCAACTCGTAGAAAAAAGCATGAAGTAG
- a CDS encoding DUF58 domain-containing protein gives MKAFLKKIWERYKTPIGFSGIIFLLLVTFSFAMFQGGFVSWFLFYSVLPLVLYSITMAFYPIQRLKIERYISKSKLMAGEEVEVTIVVKRRSNFPLFYVVLEDVLPEILLRETRYEGNTHQVQSRILMFPLFRKHMEYSYTINPAPRGLFKFDHIQVSTGDIFGFVLKSTTVSVKDQIFVYPQYQEIERWETGKMLQTGMKKVGKRSFTDYTSTVSVRDYVAGDRMNWLHWKASARSNKLLTKVFEQQRNDDFVIVLDHCEKSYDTNDWLFERGVSLAASLVHYSISKGGSIGYHPLQGKEISMNIGVEQEWRIFHELAKVKANVTDHFEERLKQKYMVGHMEGKTALIISPNLSEYTMKTLELLASRQQTNVIFFYLALDQKLNSQDLTYISRIRQFGVPITPITGSDFNESLKAGGMYASI, from the coding sequence ATGAAAGCATTTCTCAAAAAAATTTGGGAACGTTATAAAACACCAATTGGGTTTTCAGGGATTATATTCTTACTGCTAGTTACGTTTTCTTTTGCCATGTTTCAGGGAGGATTCGTCAGCTGGTTTTTATTTTACAGCGTTCTTCCTCTCGTTCTTTATTCCATTACTATGGCGTTCTATCCCATTCAGAGGCTGAAGATTGAGCGCTATATTTCAAAAAGCAAGCTGATGGCAGGAGAAGAAGTGGAAGTGACGATCGTCGTTAAGCGGCGCAGCAATTTTCCGCTCTTTTATGTCGTGTTAGAAGATGTTCTGCCAGAGATTTTGCTGCGTGAAACACGATACGAAGGCAATACGCATCAAGTTCAGTCCCGCATCCTAATGTTTCCGTTGTTCCGAAAACATATGGAATATTCGTATACGATCAATCCTGCGCCACGCGGGTTATTTAAGTTCGACCACATTCAAGTGAGCACCGGCGATATCTTTGGATTTGTATTAAAAAGCACAACTGTATCCGTCAAAGATCAAATCTTTGTGTATCCTCAATATCAAGAAATTGAGCGGTGGGAAACGGGCAAGATGCTTCAAACGGGTATGAAAAAGGTAGGTAAACGTTCGTTTACAGATTACACGTCTACTGTAAGCGTTCGTGATTATGTAGCGGGTGACAGAATGAACTGGCTGCATTGGAAGGCGAGTGCAAGGTCGAATAAGCTGCTGACAAAAGTGTTTGAGCAGCAGCGGAATGATGATTTTGTAATCGTTTTAGACCATTGTGAAAAAAGTTATGACACAAACGATTGGCTATTTGAACGAGGTGTTTCACTTGCTGCGTCACTTGTTCATTACTCGATCTCTAAAGGTGGTTCAATCGGATATCATCCTTTACAAGGAAAAGAAATCTCGATGAACATTGGGGTTGAGCAAGAGTGGAGAATTTTTCACGAACTTGCAAAAGTGAAAGCAAATGTGACGGATCATTTTGAAGAACGTCTAAAGCAGAAATACATGGTAGGGCATATGGAAGGAAAAACGGCTCTCATTATTTCGCCAAATCTTTCCGAGTACACGATGAAAACATTGGAACTCTTAGCATCCAGACAGCAAACGAATGTTATTTTCTTTTATTTAGCGCTGGACCAGAAGCTTAATAGCCAAGATCTCACGTATATTTCAAGGATCAGGCAGTTTGGTGTTCCAATAACACCGATCACAGGGTCTGACTTTAACGAATCGCTGAAGGCAGGTGGTATGTATGCCTCAATCTAA
- a CDS encoding NCS2 family permease, whose amino-acid sequence MEKYFGFKEFNTSYKKEATAGLTTFLAMAYILFVNPMVLGDAGMDKGAVFTATALAAALGTLFMGIVAKYPIALAPGMGLNAFFAYSVVLVMDIPWQTALAGVLMSGIIFIFITLFKIRETIINAIPQDLKFAAASGIGLFIAFIGLKNAGIIAPNKATLVSLGDLTTGPTLLAIFGFIVTILMMIRNIRGGIFYGMVITAVVGIFAGLIDKPDKIVGAIPSLAPTFGQAFSHFDQIFTIDMMIVVLTFFIVDFFDTAGTLMAVASQAGIMKDNKLPRAGKALLADSSAIAVGAILGTSSTTAYIESASGVAAGGRTGFTSVVTGGLFLLALFFSPLLVVVTPSVTAPALIIVGVLMVSVLSKIKWDRLEIAVPAFLTLIAMPLTYSIATGIALGFVMYPLTMTVKGRVKEVHPIMWVLFIIFISYFVFLVE is encoded by the coding sequence ATGGAAAAGTATTTTGGCTTTAAGGAGTTCAACACTTCTTACAAAAAAGAAGCAACAGCAGGATTAACAACTTTCCTTGCGATGGCTTACATTTTATTCGTAAATCCGATGGTCCTTGGTGACGCGGGTATGGATAAAGGTGCAGTATTCACCGCAACAGCACTCGCAGCGGCTCTCGGCACACTGTTCATGGGAATCGTAGCGAAGTATCCGATCGCACTCGCTCCAGGTATGGGACTAAACGCATTCTTTGCTTACTCTGTAGTTCTAGTAATGGATATCCCGTGGCAAACAGCACTTGCTGGGGTATTGATGTCTGGTATTATCTTTATTTTTATTACATTATTTAAAATTCGCGAAACAATCATAAACGCCATTCCGCAAGATCTTAAGTTTGCTGCAGCATCCGGTATCGGTTTGTTCATCGCATTTATCGGATTGAAGAATGCAGGAATTATCGCACCTAATAAAGCTACACTAGTTTCTCTAGGTGATTTAACGACTGGCCCAACGCTACTTGCAATCTTCGGCTTTATCGTGACAATCTTAATGATGATCCGAAACATCCGTGGAGGAATCTTCTATGGAATGGTTATCACAGCAGTAGTAGGTATTTTTGCTGGATTAATTGACAAGCCAGACAAGATTGTTGGTGCGATCCCGAGCCTTGCACCAACATTCGGACAAGCTTTCTCACATTTCGATCAAATTTTTACAATTGATATGATGATTGTCGTTTTAACATTCTTTATCGTTGATTTCTTTGATACAGCAGGTACGTTGATGGCGGTCGCGTCACAAGCGGGAATCATGAAAGACAACAAACTGCCTCGTGCAGGTAAAGCACTTCTTGCTGATTCATCAGCGATCGCAGTTGGAGCTATCCTAGGAACATCATCAACAACAGCTTACATCGAGTCAGCTTCAGGTGTAGCAGCTGGTGGACGTACAGGATTCACATCCGTTGTAACCGGCGGATTGTTCTTACTAGCACTATTCTTCTCGCCGTTATTAGTGGTCGTAACACCTTCAGTAACAGCACCTGCACTAATTATCGTCGGGGTGCTCATGGTATCCGTATTAAGCAAGATTAAGTGGGATCGCCTTGAGATTGCAGTTCCAGCATTCTTAACGTTGATCGCAATGCCGCTCACGTACAGCATCGCAACAGGTATCGCATTAGGATTTGTGATGTACCCTCTAACAATGACGGTTAAAGGACGTGTAAAAGAAGTTCACCCGATCATGTGGGTCCTCTTCATCATCTTCATCAGTTACTTCGTATTTTTAGTTGAATAG
- a CDS encoding ECF transporter S component, giving the protein MNTTYSSIESTKTKTLVINALFVALTLVATMFINIKLPIAGNGGLIHLGNIPLFVAAFVFGRRTGAIAGAFGMGLFDLLSGWTIWAPFTFIIVGAMGYVAGLISEKVPGKRVIVYSMAVVVAMLIKVVGYYFAEVVLYSNWVQPFGSIPGNVLQVGFAGLIVVPLVARIKKRILF; this is encoded by the coding sequence GTGAATACAACATACTCATCAATAGAATCTACTAAAACAAAGACATTAGTGATTAATGCACTTTTCGTTGCACTGACTCTTGTTGCAACGATGTTCATCAACATAAAGCTTCCGATTGCAGGAAACGGCGGTCTTATCCACTTAGGAAACATTCCTCTATTCGTAGCAGCATTCGTCTTCGGCAGAAGAACAGGTGCTATTGCTGGGGCTTTCGGGATGGGATTATTTGACCTTCTATCCGGCTGGACGATTTGGGCTCCGTTCACGTTCATCATCGTTGGAGCAATGGGCTATGTAGCTGGTCTTATCTCTGAAAAAGTACCTGGCAAACGAGTAATCGTCTATTCCATGGCAGTTGTCGTAGCTATGCTCATTAAAGTGGTAGGCTATTATTTTGCGGAAGTTGTGCTTTATAGCAACTGGGTTCAGCCTTTCGGATCCATTCCAGGAAACGTTTTGCAAGTTGGATTCGCTGGACTTATCGTAGTTCCGCTTGTAGCTCGTATTAAGAAAAGAATTTTATTTTAG
- the guaA gene encoding glutamine-hydrolyzing GMP synthase gives MSEMVVVLDFGGQYNQLIARRIRDLGVYSELHPHTTTAEEIKKMNPKGIIFSGGPNSVYAEGAPACDPAIFDLDIPVLGICYGMQLMSYHFGGKVERASHREYGKASINITNTNKLYENLPEQQVVWMSHSDLVVAPPEGFVTDATSLSCPVAAMSDVSRKLYGVQFHPEVRHSEYGIEFLDNFVKSVCECEGNWTMENWIEDEIQKIRDVVGDKKVICAMSGGVDSSVVAVLVHKAIGDQLTCIFVDHGLLRKDEADQVMKTFSEGFNINIIKVDAKDRFLGKLEGVSDPEKKRKIIGNEFIYVFDEEASNLQGIEFLAQGTLYTDIVESGTATAQTIKSHHNVGGLPEDMQFKLIEPLNTLFKDEVRKVGTELGIPEHIVWRQPFPGPGLGIRVLGAITEEKLEIVRESDAILREEILNAGLDRDVWQYFTVLPDIRSVGVMGDARTYDYTIGIRAVTSIDGMTSDWARIPWDVLEKISTRIVNEVDHINRVVYDITSKPPATIEWE, from the coding sequence ATGAGCGAAATGGTCGTTGTGTTAGATTTCGGTGGACAATACAATCAGTTGATTGCACGTCGTATCCGTGACTTAGGAGTATACAGTGAATTGCATCCGCACACTACAACAGCGGAAGAGATAAAGAAGATGAACCCAAAAGGAATCATTTTCTCTGGTGGACCTAACTCTGTTTATGCAGAAGGAGCACCAGCTTGTGATCCAGCTATTTTTGATTTGGATATCCCAGTGCTTGGTATCTGTTATGGTATGCAGCTGATGAGCTACCACTTTGGCGGTAAAGTAGAGCGCGCGAGCCACCGTGAATACGGAAAAGCTTCCATTAATATTACGAACACAAACAAGCTTTATGAAAACCTTCCAGAACAACAAGTCGTATGGATGAGCCATAGTGACTTAGTTGTAGCGCCACCAGAAGGTTTCGTAACAGACGCAACAAGTCTTTCTTGTCCTGTAGCGGCGATGAGTGATGTGTCTCGTAAGCTTTACGGTGTTCAATTCCACCCAGAAGTACGTCATTCTGAGTACGGCATCGAGTTTCTAGATAACTTCGTAAAATCCGTTTGTGAATGTGAAGGCAACTGGACGATGGAAAACTGGATTGAAGATGAAATTCAGAAGATCCGTGACGTTGTTGGCGATAAAAAAGTAATCTGCGCAATGTCAGGTGGAGTAGACTCTTCTGTTGTAGCAGTACTTGTTCATAAAGCAATCGGTGATCAGCTGACATGTATCTTCGTTGATCATGGACTTCTTCGTAAAGATGAAGCAGATCAAGTTATGAAGACGTTCAGTGAAGGATTCAACATTAACATCATCAAAGTTGATGCAAAGGACCGTTTCCTTGGCAAACTTGAAGGTGTATCAGATCCAGAGAAGAAGCGTAAGATCATTGGTAATGAATTTATCTATGTATTTGATGAAGAAGCGTCTAACCTTCAAGGCATCGAGTTCCTTGCTCAAGGAACGCTATACACAGATATCGTAGAGAGCGGTACAGCGACAGCACAAACGATCAAGTCTCACCATAACGTTGGCGGACTTCCAGAAGACATGCAGTTCAAATTGATCGAACCTCTTAACACACTATTTAAAGACGAAGTTCGTAAAGTAGGTACAGAGCTTGGTATTCCTGAACACATCGTTTGGCGTCAGCCGTTCCCAGGACCAGGTCTAGGAATCCGTGTTCTTGGTGCAATTACGGAAGAGAAGCTCGAAATCGTTCGTGAATCAGATGCAATCCTTCGCGAAGAAATTTTGAACGCTGGATTAGATCGTGACGTGTGGCAATATTTCACGGTACTTCCTGACATCCGCAGTGTAGGTGTTATGGGTGATGCTCGTACGTACGATTACACGATCGGAATCCGTGCGGTTACGTCGATCGACGGAATGACTTCTGACTGGGCTCGTATCCCTTGGGACGTTTTAGAGAAAATCTCTACACGTATCGTTAACGAAGTAGATCACATCAACCGCGTCGTTTATGATATTACTTCAAAACCACCTGCAACAATCGAGTGGGAGTAG
- a CDS encoding AAA family ATPase, whose product MNARNEKTYEYHPQLREVIANVEKVMVGKKQVTELTLVSLLAGGHVLLEDVPGVGKTMMVRSIAKSLGLTFNRIQFTPDLLPSDMTGVSIYNQKDMSFEFRPGPLVGNVILADEINRTSPKTQSALLESMEEMSMTVDGQTHILPDPFLVMATQNPIEYEGTYPLPEAQLDRFLMKLTMGYPTPEEEFNVLNVIGNEHPIHLLKPVISSEEITELKAAVKNIYVSDSIKRYIVDMINRTRNHKSIALGVSPRGSLALLKAAQAFALLMNRDFVIPDDVKYLAPFILVHRVLLKPEAHFEGITAQEVIKDLLARVPAPIHKEQHA is encoded by the coding sequence ATGAACGCTAGAAATGAAAAGACATACGAATATCATCCTCAACTTAGAGAAGTAATCGCAAACGTAGAAAAAGTTATGGTAGGTAAAAAGCAGGTTACAGAGTTAACACTTGTTTCGTTATTAGCAGGCGGCCATGTATTACTTGAAGATGTACCAGGAGTAGGGAAGACGATGATGGTTCGTTCCATCGCAAAATCGCTTGGACTTACCTTTAACCGTATCCAGTTTACACCTGACCTATTGCCGTCGGACATGACGGGGGTTTCGATATATAACCAAAAAGATATGAGCTTTGAATTCAGACCAGGTCCACTAGTTGGAAACGTAATTTTAGCGGATGAGATCAATCGTACTTCTCCTAAAACACAGTCCGCACTATTAGAATCTATGGAAGAAATGAGCATGACCGTTGACGGCCAGACGCACATTTTGCCCGATCCGTTTTTAGTAATGGCTACACAAAATCCGATTGAATATGAAGGAACATATCCGCTTCCTGAAGCACAGCTTGACCGATTCTTAATGAAGCTTACGATGGGGTATCCGACACCAGAAGAAGAGTTTAATGTCCTAAACGTGATTGGAAACGAACACCCGATTCACCTTCTTAAACCAGTCATCTCATCAGAAGAGATCACAGAATTGAAGGCAGCGGTCAAAAATATTTATGTATCGGATTCGATCAAGCGATATATCGTCGATATGATCAACCGCACGCGTAATCATAAATCAATTGCTCTAGGAGTAAGTCCGCGTGGATCACTCGCTTTATTAAAAGCGGCACAGGCATTTGCACTTCTCATGAACCGTGACTTTGTCATCCCTGATGATGTGAAATATTTGGCACCGTTTATTCTTGTACACCGTGTGCTTTTAAAACCTGAAGCCCATTTTGAAGGTATAACCGCCCAAGAAGTGATCAAAGATCTTTTGGCACGCGTTCCTGCACCAATCCATAAGGAACAACACGCGTAA
- a CDS encoding DUF4129 domain-containing transglutaminase family protein, protein MPQSNQQQASNLHVLVLYGLGFLLLWEWLRPLKEITTTSDIQIFVMYTFFLFIVTYFQLPFWISFPVKLGALLYALHSLYFFDVFLSFKWVPFLIEDIQYNLGLFSERNWNDMTSLTRSLLFFVLLWLVSYLMHYWLVQTRRIFVFFLITVIYISILDTFTVYDGKFAIIRTVFIGLILIGILRMMKIIETQGFSLLKGKFPILWVAPLSGVIALSSVLGYVAPKASPIWPDPVPFIQNMSGKEDGEGLGKGSGIAKIGYGENDSQLGGPFQFDYTPIFKTFDNGRHYWRIETKEFYTGKGWENKIPTQAVAVEPGLPDADTDYTRIWEDGLQMEDHKARIEAEKGKEYSFLMIPGKLKSIKGGSETNFQLDGVSGKISTFRAGKEEKLSTYEMDYQLPVLKEEQLKASTNQYPEYVTSNYLQLPESLPQRVKDLAQNVTASQPTIYDKVKTVEGYFAKNGYGYNTIEVAVPKGNEDYVDQFLFDTKKGYCDNFSTSMVVMLRSVGIPARWVKGFTPGTFEALNDGLREYTVTNANAHSWVEVYFSGIGWVPFEPTRGFDNPFQPEEDQQSSAPAAAVPDQPEKPEKDLAKEQDSNSSKDSNSGFTLKSAGIGAAILLGAVMLIAGLAYLFRRKWLRQYTIWRYKRKQGSETFEDAFERLLWLLRVYGIKRRPAFTLREYALYVDRELDTKDMRILAKAYEGVQFSPNKRTDLWNDFHRELWENLIKRIRP, encoded by the coding sequence ATGCCTCAATCTAATCAGCAGCAGGCTTCAAATCTGCATGTTTTAGTTCTTTACGGATTAGGATTTCTTCTTTTATGGGAATGGTTGAGACCGCTTAAAGAAATTACAACAACGAGCGATATCCAAATATTTGTGATGTACACGTTCTTTTTGTTTATTGTGACGTATTTTCAGCTGCCATTCTGGATCTCTTTTCCGGTGAAATTGGGTGCTCTGTTGTACGCCCTCCACTCTCTTTACTTTTTTGATGTGTTTTTATCCTTTAAGTGGGTTCCGTTTTTGATAGAGGATATTCAATACAACTTGGGTCTATTTTCGGAGCGAAACTGGAACGATATGACGTCACTGACCCGAAGTTTGTTATTTTTTGTACTGCTGTGGCTCGTGAGTTATTTGATGCATTATTGGCTTGTCCAAACGCGCCGTATCTTTGTGTTCTTCTTGATTACCGTAATCTATATTTCCATTCTCGATACATTTACAGTCTATGATGGGAAATTCGCGATCATCCGTACCGTGTTTATCGGCCTGATTCTTATCGGCATCTTAAGAATGATGAAGATTATTGAAACGCAAGGCTTTTCCCTATTGAAAGGGAAGTTTCCGATTCTATGGGTGGCACCCCTCTCAGGGGTCATCGCCTTGTCATCCGTTCTAGGATATGTGGCACCAAAAGCGTCACCGATCTGGCCAGACCCTGTTCCGTTCATTCAGAATATGTCTGGTAAAGAAGATGGAGAAGGATTAGGAAAAGGTTCGGGAATCGCTAAAATTGGTTATGGGGAAAATGACAGCCAGCTCGGAGGTCCTTTTCAATTCGACTATACGCCAATCTTTAAAACGTTCGATAACGGAAGGCATTATTGGCGAATTGAAACGAAAGAATTCTACACGGGAAAAGGGTGGGAGAATAAGATACCAACCCAGGCTGTAGCTGTTGAACCTGGTCTTCCTGACGCAGATACGGATTACACACGAATCTGGGAAGACGGACTTCAGATGGAGGACCACAAAGCACGAATCGAAGCTGAAAAAGGAAAAGAATACTCTTTTCTTATGATTCCTGGAAAGCTGAAAAGCATTAAGGGAGGTTCAGAAACGAACTTTCAGTTAGATGGTGTGAGTGGAAAGATTTCTACGTTTCGAGCAGGAAAAGAAGAAAAGCTTTCTACTTACGAAATGGATTATCAGCTGCCCGTCTTAAAGGAAGAACAGCTAAAAGCTTCAACGAATCAATATCCAGAGTATGTAACATCCAATTACTTGCAGCTGCCAGAATCGCTACCGCAAAGGGTTAAAGATCTTGCCCAAAACGTAACTGCGAGTCAACCGACCATTTACGATAAAGTCAAAACGGTTGAAGGGTATTTTGCAAAAAATGGGTATGGTTATAACACGATTGAAGTAGCTGTGCCAAAGGGTAATGAGGACTACGTTGATCAGTTTCTTTTTGATACAAAAAAGGGCTATTGTGATAACTTCTCAACATCCATGGTCGTCATGCTGCGATCTGTCGGCATTCCAGCACGCTGGGTGAAGGGTTTTACACCAGGTACATTTGAGGCATTGAATGATGGTCTTCGCGAATACACCGTTACAAATGCTAACGCCCACTCTTGGGTAGAGGTGTATTTTTCAGGAATAGGATGGGTGCCGTTCGAGCCGACACGCGGATTCGATAACCCGTTCCAGCCGGAAGAAGATCAGCAAAGCTCTGCACCTGCTGCAGCAGTTCCTGATCAGCCTGAAAAGCCTGAAAAAGACCTTGCGAAAGAACAGGACTCTAACTCAAGTAAGGACTCGAATTCTGGTTTCACTTTAAAATCAGCAGGAATTGGAGCAGCCATATTACTAGGAGCAGTTATGCTCATCGCTGGACTGGCTTACTTGTTCCGCAGAAAATGGCTCCGACAGTATACGATTTGGCGTTATAAACGCAAGCAAGGCTCCGAAACGTTTGAAGATGCATTTGAACGATTGCTATGGCTTTTACGCGTGTATGGCATTAAAAGAAGACCTGCATTTACACTGCGAGAGTACGCACTTTACGTGGACCGGGAGCTTGATACGAAGGACATGAGAATCCTTGCAAAAGCGTATGAAGGTGTTCAATTCAGTCCAAATAAACGAACAGATCTATGGAATGATTTTCATAGAGAATTGTGGGAAAATTTAATTAAAAGAATCCGCCCTTGA
- a CDS encoding prepilin peptidase, translating into MEIVWSVWFFILGAVLASFGGVIGYRLPKGMKVIGMERSQCDHCERQLHWYELFPIVSFLAARGKCKACQKRIPLLYTMVEVGTGALYSFSYIKYGFSVELLLACSLVLLCAIITVSDLLYFIISDKVLIVFFVWFLALQVIFEYRGWVDAVAGSLLGFLFLLLLAILSKGGMGGGDIKLMGVLGLVLGFQGGFYTLMIASVIGLIIGVIGLIMKKYTRKTAIPFGPYLALGALITFYFNEYLNFHI; encoded by the coding sequence ATGGAAATCGTATGGAGCGTTTGGTTTTTTATCTTAGGTGCAGTGCTAGCTTCATTTGGAGGAGTTATCGGATATCGATTGCCAAAAGGTATGAAGGTAATAGGTATGGAGAGATCACAGTGTGATCACTGCGAAAGACAGCTGCACTGGTATGAGCTGTTTCCGATTGTTTCTTTTCTTGCGGCACGCGGCAAATGCAAGGCATGTCAGAAGCGGATTCCGCTTTTATATACGATGGTTGAGGTTGGGACGGGTGCTCTCTATAGTTTCTCATACATAAAGTACGGTTTCTCGGTAGAATTGTTGCTAGCATGCTCGCTCGTTTTGTTATGCGCGATTATTACGGTTTCTGATCTGTTGTACTTCATCATCTCAGATAAAGTGCTGATCGTGTTTTTTGTGTGGTTTCTCGCGTTGCAAGTGATTTTCGAATATAGAGGCTGGGTGGATGCTGTAGCGGGTAGTCTGCTCGGGTTTTTGTTTTTGTTGCTGTTAGCCATCCTTTCTAAAGGTGGAATGGGGGGCGGAGATATTAAGTTGATGGGCGTGTTGGGGCTGGTGCTAGGTTTTCAGGGTGGATTTTACACATTGATGATTGCTTCTGTAATTGGTCTGATTATAGGGGTTATTGGGCTGATTATGAAGAAGTATACTAGAAAAACAGCGATCCCTTTTGGCCCTTATTTGGCATTGGGTGCTTTAATTACATTTTATTTTAACGAATACTTAAATTTTCATATATAA
- the cpaB gene encoding Flp pilus assembly protein CpaB produces the protein MIDAKRKALIFLSLAFILAIVTAGLILNEIKQAQTAMGETVEVASASKDIGSNREISEDQIEWIEMPKSSVVPSFIQRKNDLDKKIALVNIKKGDILSKNMLRGDVDIPADHRVVMLNPTENVLIDEEVTPGDIVDVIVSTEEKEGLKTQRLLKNVSVVQAATMPTKDNPDAKQIKVSLTVQDAEQLIHYQNKAKQIRVLLVNTIAEEAGEPAKETTAPEKAPAKQPAQEKPKAPAPTPAPKPEQPASKPAN, from the coding sequence ATGATTGATGCAAAGAGAAAAGCACTCATATTTTTATCATTAGCATTTATATTAGCAATTGTTACAGCTGGACTAATACTTAACGAGATTAAACAGGCTCAAACGGCTATGGGTGAGACAGTTGAAGTGGCTTCGGCTAGTAAAGACATCGGATCAAACCGTGAGATTAGCGAAGATCAGATTGAATGGATTGAGATGCCTAAATCCAGTGTTGTGCCCTCATTTATCCAAAGAAAAAATGATCTAGATAAGAAGATTGCCCTCGTTAATATAAAGAAGGGCGATATCCTCTCCAAGAACATGTTGAGAGGGGATGTTGATATCCCGGCAGATCACCGTGTTGTAATGTTGAACCCTACGGAGAATGTGCTGATTGATGAAGAAGTTACGCCAGGTGACATTGTAGATGTCATTGTATCAACAGAGGAAAAAGAAGGTCTGAAAACACAGCGCCTCCTTAAGAATGTATCTGTCGTTCAAGCGGCAACAATGCCGACGAAAGATAATCCTGATGCAAAACAAATAAAGGTTTCTTTAACTGTTCAAGATGCAGAGCAATTGATTCATTACCAAAACAAAGCGAAACAAATTCGTGTGTTGCTTGTAAACACCATTGCTGAAGAGGCAGGCGAACCAGCGAAAGAAACAACAGCTCCTGAGAAGGCTCCTGCAAAACAGCCGGCTCAAGAAAAACCAAAAGCTCCAGCACCAACACCAGCTCCAAAGCCTGAACAACCCGCATCCAAGCCAGCGAACTAA